The following coding sequences are from one Comamonas koreensis window:
- a CDS encoding glycosyltransferase family 4 protein — MKLDLILGADALRPPLTGIGRYTYELAKRLDHHEAMVRVRYFSMGQWVEDPLAALAVPAEAGASAAIPEVKTLRDRLSSNRAAVRVFALLTPALFGWRLRGNHAAIYHSPNYIVPPFSGKTVSTVHDLSHLLHPEFHPQARVDYLRLALDASLARTDQVITVSETVRQEMLAHGLMSADRIQAIHLAADSAYRPHTQEMLAPAMQALGLQAQQYSLFVGTVEPRKNVARLIQAYRQLSPALRQAYPLVVAGGKGWNSEAIHEELASAEAEGWLRYLSFIDQRWLPALYAGARLMAYPSLYEGFGLPIVEAMASGTPVLTSNTSCMPEVAGGAAYLVNPRDVDDIRHGLEHCLSDEAWQADARAKGLARAAQLSWDRCASETIAVYQKLV, encoded by the coding sequence ATGAAGCTAGACCTTATTTTGGGCGCGGACGCACTTCGCCCGCCGCTGACGGGCATCGGCCGCTACACCTACGAACTGGCAAAGCGGCTGGACCACCATGAAGCCATGGTGCGGGTGCGCTATTTTTCGATGGGGCAATGGGTCGAGGATCCGCTGGCGGCATTGGCGGTGCCCGCCGAGGCGGGAGCTTCCGCCGCTATCCCAGAGGTGAAGACCCTGCGTGACCGCCTCTCATCCAACCGAGCTGCGGTGCGCGTATTTGCGCTGCTGACCCCTGCGCTTTTTGGTTGGCGGCTGCGTGGCAACCACGCTGCGATTTACCATTCGCCCAACTACATCGTCCCTCCGTTTTCGGGCAAGACGGTCAGCACGGTTCACGACTTGTCCCACCTGCTGCACCCTGAGTTCCACCCCCAGGCCCGTGTGGACTATTTGCGCCTGGCGCTGGATGCCAGTCTGGCCCGTACGGACCAGGTCATCACCGTTTCGGAAACGGTGCGGCAAGAAATGCTGGCCCATGGGCTCATGTCTGCGGATCGCATCCAGGCCATCCATTTGGCAGCCGACAGTGCTTATCGCCCTCACACCCAGGAAATGCTGGCACCTGCGATGCAGGCGCTGGGCCTGCAGGCCCAGCAGTACAGCTTGTTTGTCGGCACCGTAGAGCCGCGTAAAAATGTGGCTCGCCTGATCCAGGCGTACCGGCAGCTTTCACCAGCCCTGCGCCAGGCCTATCCGTTGGTGGTCGCGGGCGGCAAGGGATGGAACTCCGAAGCCATCCATGAGGAGTTGGCCAGTGCCGAGGCAGAGGGTTGGTTGCGCTATCTCTCGTTTATCGACCAGCGCTGGCTGCCTGCGCTATACGCCGGTGCACGGCTGATGGCCTACCCATCGCTCTACGAAGGCTTTGGCCTGCCCATCGTTGAGGCGATGGCCAGTGGTACACCTGTGCTCACCTCCAATACCTCCTGCATGCCCGAAGTCGCTGGCGGTGCAGCCTATTTGGTTAACCCACGCGATGTGGATGACATCCGCCACGGTCTGGAGCACTGCTTGAGCGACGAGGCATGGCAGGCCGATGCGCGGGCCAAAGGGCTCGCACGAGCGGCACAGCTGTCATGGGACCGCTGTGCCAGTGAAACCATCGCGGTATATCAGAAACTGGTGTGA
- a CDS encoding PilW family protein, whose translation MKTTSMPRLQRSRHTGCGQVQRRSQAGFSIIEILVGVAIGMASMLVIYQLYGVSEKQRRTVSAVTDAQTAGALALFSIERDIRSAGLGFAAMEARHLGCSVQANNNGRAFTFPLVPVRIAASEGRTQLWVLSGSTANMVSGSRYEASANGVLSMEKSNAGLHAGDVAVGTSDSDSRDCLMMEITAGAGSTVATDTGSASYPSNRVSQGTGSYINFYTGSEVAPRFNHGGRRNMLDGGTTSLGEGALYNLGPDPQLHVWSLEGQELVYYNHLNETSTGSVAVAHDVLSFQAEYGYDLNGDGQIDGNDQWTATLSSGSTWDRVLAVRLAVLVRSSQYERDEVTQDPPRWANGSKQFDMTGDGWKHYRYRVYESVIPLRNTLWGQQAP comes from the coding sequence ATGAAAACGACGTCCATGCCCCGTCTGCAGCGCAGCAGGCACACGGGCTGCGGCCAGGTGCAGCGCCGCTCGCAAGCGGGATTTTCGATCATCGAAATCCTCGTTGGCGTGGCCATTGGCATGGCCAGCATGCTGGTGATCTACCAGCTCTATGGCGTGTCTGAAAAGCAGCGCCGCACGGTCTCTGCGGTGACCGACGCCCAAACGGCGGGTGCATTGGCCTTGTTCAGCATTGAGCGCGACATCCGCTCGGCGGGCCTGGGCTTTGCCGCGATGGAGGCGCGGCATTTGGGCTGTTCGGTGCAAGCCAATAACAATGGCCGTGCCTTCACGTTTCCGCTGGTCCCCGTGCGCATTGCCGCCTCCGAAGGTCGTACGCAGCTCTGGGTGCTCAGCGGCTCTACGGCCAATATGGTGAGCGGATCGCGCTACGAGGCCAGTGCCAATGGCGTCCTCAGCATGGAGAAATCCAATGCGGGCCTGCATGCGGGCGATGTGGCGGTGGGCACCTCGGACAGCGATAGCCGAGACTGCCTGATGATGGAAATCACCGCAGGCGCAGGCTCTACGGTGGCGACGGACACGGGCAGCGCATCCTATCCCAGCAACCGGGTGAGCCAGGGCACCGGCAGCTACATCAACTTCTATACCGGCAGTGAAGTGGCGCCTCGCTTCAACCATGGCGGCCGCCGCAACATGCTCGATGGCGGCACCACCAGCCTGGGCGAGGGCGCGCTCTACAACCTGGGGCCCGATCCGCAATTGCATGTCTGGAGCCTCGAAGGCCAGGAGCTGGTCTATTACAACCACCTGAACGAGACCAGCACGGGCAGCGTGGCGGTGGCACACGATGTGCTCAGCTTTCAGGCCGAATATGGCTATGACCTGAACGGTGACGGCCAGATTGACGGCAATGACCAGTGGACGGCGACCTTGAGCAGCGGCTCGACCTGGGACAGGGTGCTAGCGGTGCGCCTGGCGGTGCTGGTGCGCAGCTCCCAGTACGAGCGCGATGAAGTCACGCAGGACCCTCCGCGCTGGGCCAATGGCAGCAAGCAATTTGATATGACTGGCGATGGCTGGAAGCACTACCGCTACCGGGTCTACGAAAGCGTGATCCCGCTGCGCAACACCTTGTGGGGGCAACAAGCACCATGA
- a CDS encoding pilus assembly PilX family protein, protein MKRQNCTPLSATRPQAARGVVLLVALIVLLVMTLTSLALVRTTTTGSSIAGSLAFKQTATTGADLGLEHGLAQLEQLSQNGTALDRDNPSEGYYAQVVPSVPAKDLPWNAGAKQASADDGLGNEVHYMIHRLCSHAGAWNADGQSCVTPPSTGCPGSSDDAGSVLPCNDRPMYRISARALGPRATVSYVQMTVY, encoded by the coding sequence ATGAAACGCCAAAACTGTACACCGCTGTCCGCAACCCGCCCTCAGGCCGCGCGCGGCGTGGTGCTGCTCGTAGCACTCATCGTGCTGCTGGTGATGACGCTCACCAGCCTTGCGCTGGTGCGCACCACCACCACGGGCTCGTCCATTGCCGGCAGCCTGGCTTTCAAGCAGACCGCGACCACCGGGGCCGATCTGGGCCTGGAGCATGGTCTGGCACAGCTCGAACAGCTATCGCAAAACGGCACCGCGCTGGATCGAGATAACCCCAGCGAAGGCTATTACGCGCAGGTCGTTCCCAGCGTCCCCGCCAAGGACCTGCCATGGAACGCCGGTGCCAAACAAGCCAGCGCCGATGACGGCCTGGGCAACGAGGTGCACTACATGATCCACCGCCTGTGCAGCCATGCCGGCGCCTGGAATGCGGATGGCCAGTCCTGTGTCACGCCGCCGAGCACGGGCTGCCCGGGCTCGTCGGACGACGCAGGCAGCGTGCTGCCCTGCAACGACCGGCCGATGTACCGCATCAGCGCCCGGGCCCTGGGCCCGCGCGCGACGGTGAGCTATGTGCAGATGACGGTGTATTGA
- a CDS encoding type IV pilin protein, whose translation MQRGFTLIEVMIVVAIVAILAAIALPSYDEYVKRGQIVAGITPLADMGAKMEQFYQDHRTYVGACQSRIAAEPAETARFKYICDGHKSYYTVKAEGKGSMSGFVFVLTHEGARNTASTPSGWTKGSGCWSIRKDGSC comes from the coding sequence ATGCAGCGCGGCTTTACGTTGATCGAGGTGATGATCGTCGTGGCCATTGTGGCCATCCTGGCGGCGATTGCCTTGCCTAGCTATGACGAGTACGTCAAGCGTGGGCAGATCGTGGCGGGCATCACGCCATTGGCCGATATGGGGGCCAAGATGGAGCAGTTTTACCAGGATCACAGGACCTATGTGGGCGCCTGCCAAAGCAGGATAGCTGCGGAGCCAGCGGAAACTGCCCGCTTCAAATACATCTGTGACGGGCACAAATCTTATTACACGGTGAAGGCGGAGGGCAAAGGATCCATGTCCGGTTTTGTTTTCGTCTTGACCCACGAAGGCGCGCGTAACACCGCAAGCACACCTTCGGGTTGGACCAAGGGCAGCGGCTGCTGGTCTATCCGCAAGGACGGAAGCTGCTGA
- a CDS encoding glycosyltransferase family 2 protein, protein MMFSIVIPVYKNEASLPRLIAALTALKGSIQSGLEVVFVVDGSPDNSFGLLKESLASLPFPTQLLLHSRNFGSFAAIRTGLKAARGDGFGVMAADLQEPPELMISFAEALQKGECDVVVGTRRGRDDPFFSRIASQAFWSLYRKYVVKDMPSGGVDVFGCNRQFRDQLLQLQESRSSLVALIFWLGFRRKLIAYSRQARQEGSSGWTFRKKLDYMLDSIFAFSDAPIRALLRLGFMGCFISILLMGMVFVAKMVGDIQVPGYTATLLVVLFFGALNMFSLGIVGTYAWRTYENSKQRPLAVTSLIFNNFEKHDD, encoded by the coding sequence ATGATGTTCTCTATTGTGATTCCTGTGTACAAGAACGAGGCATCGTTGCCCCGGCTTATTGCAGCACTTACCGCGCTGAAGGGATCCATACAAAGCGGGTTGGAAGTCGTTTTTGTCGTGGACGGCAGTCCAGACAATTCTTTCGGGTTGTTGAAGGAATCACTTGCATCCCTGCCATTTCCAACCCAGTTGCTGCTGCATTCCAGAAATTTTGGGTCTTTTGCCGCCATTCGTACCGGTTTGAAAGCAGCCCGTGGCGACGGCTTTGGGGTGATGGCGGCAGATCTGCAAGAGCCTCCTGAACTGATGATCTCATTTGCGGAGGCCCTTCAGAAGGGTGAGTGCGATGTGGTGGTGGGAACCAGAAGGGGCCGGGACGACCCCTTCTTCAGCCGCATTGCATCGCAGGCATTTTGGTCTCTTTATCGTAAATATGTTGTCAAAGATATGCCATCAGGTGGCGTAGATGTCTTTGGATGCAATCGGCAATTCCGTGATCAATTGCTGCAATTGCAGGAGTCGCGATCGTCCTTGGTGGCGCTGATTTTCTGGCTCGGCTTTCGTCGCAAGCTGATTGCCTATTCCCGACAGGCGCGCCAGGAAGGGAGTTCTGGTTGGACATTTCGCAAGAAATTGGACTATATGCTGGACAGCATTTTTGCTTTTTCTGACGCCCCTATCCGAGCCCTGCTGCGCCTGGGATTTATGGGCTGCTTCATCTCCATATTGCTAATGGGTATGGTGTTTGTAGCAAAAATGGTTGGTGATATCCAGGTGCCAGGTTACACAGCCACGCTGCTGGTCGTGCTTTTCTTTGGTGCACTCAACATGTTTAGTTTGGGCATTGTGGGAACCTATGCTTGGCGTACCTATGAGAATAGCAAACAGCGACCCCTTGCTGTGACCTCTCTGATATTTAATAACTTTGAAAAACACGATGACTGA
- a CDS encoding GtrA family protein, with protein sequence MKITPQVQRWLRFVAGGGINTGFSYLLYLLLGLVLNYQFAFFVAYIAGIFFSYWFNARFVFHVPLSWKGLLSYPLVYVVQYVISALLLGSAVEWLGIDKRIAPLAITSITLPITYLMSKFLLASRKPASPDHLQ encoded by the coding sequence GTGAAAATCACGCCACAAGTTCAACGCTGGCTGCGCTTTGTGGCAGGTGGCGGAATCAACACCGGATTCTCTTACCTGCTGTACTTGTTGCTGGGCTTGGTGCTCAACTACCAGTTCGCCTTTTTTGTTGCTTATATTGCGGGTATATTTTTTTCCTACTGGTTCAATGCCCGATTTGTCTTTCATGTGCCATTGTCATGGAAGGGCCTGCTTTCTTACCCGTTGGTCTATGTGGTTCAATATGTGATCTCCGCACTGCTTTTGGGCAGTGCCGTTGAATGGTTGGGTATAGACAAGCGTATCGCGCCATTGGCCATCACCTCGATCACGCTTCCCATCACCTACCTGATGAGCAAATTTCTGCTGGCTTCGCGCAAGCCTGCATCACCAGACCATTTGCAATGA
- a CDS encoding metal ABC transporter substrate-binding protein encodes MSNFYLNRRALLGLALTSALPVGSVWAAGQPLSVVASFSILQDLTRQVGGDRVSVSALVGPDGDAHVFEPTPQQARQLQQAKVLVANGLDFEGWLPRLKKAAGFQGQEIVASQGIAVRSLPKGQGHDHGHDHGAGKEGHDHDHDHDHGHGHHHGPNDPHAWQDVKNAIVYVRNIAKGLAKADPANAAQYDKQATQYIARLTALDASLRQRFAALPAERRSVVSTHDAFGYFAQAYGLRFVPVRGLSTESEPSARDLAALVKQVRAERIGAIFLENISDPRLLEQLARETGAAIGGRLYSDALSPDGGPASTYVDMVETNAATLLKALQAR; translated from the coding sequence ATGAGCAATTTCTACTTGAACCGCCGTGCGCTGCTGGGGCTGGCACTGACCAGCGCTTTGCCTGTCGGCTCCGTCTGGGCTGCGGGCCAGCCGCTGTCCGTGGTGGCCAGCTTTTCGATCTTGCAGGACTTGACGCGCCAGGTCGGCGGTGATCGGGTCAGCGTCTCTGCGCTGGTCGGTCCCGACGGCGACGCCCATGTGTTTGAGCCCACCCCGCAGCAGGCGCGCCAGCTGCAGCAGGCCAAGGTGCTGGTGGCCAATGGCCTGGATTTTGAGGGCTGGTTGCCGCGCCTGAAGAAGGCTGCGGGCTTTCAAGGCCAGGAGATCGTCGCATCGCAGGGCATTGCGGTACGCAGCTTGCCCAAAGGCCAAGGCCATGACCACGGGCACGACCACGGCGCTGGCAAGGAAGGGCATGACCACGACCATGACCATGACCATGGGCACGGCCACCACCATGGCCCCAACGACCCCCATGCCTGGCAGGATGTGAAAAACGCCATCGTCTATGTGCGCAATATCGCCAAAGGCCTGGCCAAAGCAGACCCGGCCAACGCGGCGCAGTACGACAAGCAGGCCACGCAGTACATCGCCCGCCTGACGGCGCTGGATGCCAGCCTGCGCCAGCGCTTTGCCGCGCTGCCGGCCGAACGGCGCAGTGTCGTCAGCACCCATGATGCCTTTGGCTATTTTGCCCAGGCCTACGGTCTGCGCTTTGTGCCGGTGCGGGGCCTGTCGACCGAGTCCGAGCCTTCGGCCCGTGATCTGGCGGCCCTCGTCAAACAGGTCCGCGCGGAGCGCATTGGCGCCATCTTCCTGGAGAACATCTCCGACCCGCGCTTGCTGGAGCAACTCGCTCGCGAGACCGGCGCTGCCATAGGTGGGCGCCTCTACTCCGATGCGCTGTCGCCCGACGGCGGCCCTGCCAGCACCTACGTCGACATGGTCGAGACCAACGCGGCTACCTTGCTCAAGGCCTTGCAGGCGCGCTGA
- a CDS encoding Fur family transcriptional regulator yields MSTAAKTPQPELTKHQALVLQALAREANPASAYALLDQLRDEGLRAPQQVYRALDKLIEYGLVHRVESLNSFVVCAHTHAEGHDHGLVVFAICDTCGQVDEFLEPAVERRLKTWSKANGFRPSSTHVEMHGICSRCAAAPAA; encoded by the coding sequence ATGTCCACAGCCGCCAAAACGCCCCAGCCCGAGTTGACCAAGCACCAAGCCCTGGTGCTGCAAGCGCTTGCGCGTGAGGCCAATCCGGCCAGTGCCTATGCGCTGCTCGACCAGCTGCGTGACGAAGGCCTGCGCGCGCCCCAGCAGGTGTACCGCGCGCTGGACAAGCTGATCGAATACGGTCTGGTGCACCGGGTGGAGAGCCTTAACTCCTTTGTGGTCTGCGCCCATACCCATGCTGAAGGGCATGACCATGGCCTGGTGGTGTTCGCCATCTGCGATACCTGCGGCCAGGTTGATGAGTTTCTGGAGCCTGCGGTAGAGCGGCGCCTCAAGACCTGGTCCAAGGCCAACGGCTTCCGGCCCAGCAGCACCCATGTCGAGATGCATGGCATCTGCAGCCGCTGCGCTGCGGCACCGGCGGCCTAA
- a CDS encoding metal ABC transporter permease yields MIAELLWQPFVDYGFMRRAFAGCLALSAGAAPLGTILLLRRMSLVGDAMSHAILPGAALGYLLFGLSLPAMTIGGLAAGLIVAMLSGVVTRYTALREDASFAGLYLISLALGVLLISLRGSNVDLLHVLFGSVLALDDPTLYLTATIASLSMLGLALVYRPLLMECLDPGFLRLQGPMGSISHALFMLLLVLNLVGGFHSLGTLMAVALVVLPAASARFWLRGVGLQMALSTAIAMAGSLLGLLLSYHAGIAASAAITLSLGCLYLLSLCLGRLGSVRAQRQRPANDSVSEPMGVSE; encoded by the coding sequence ATGATCGCCGAGCTGTTGTGGCAGCCCTTTGTGGACTACGGCTTTATGCGCCGCGCGTTTGCGGGTTGCCTGGCTTTGAGCGCTGGCGCCGCGCCCTTGGGCACCATCTTGCTGCTGCGCCGCATGAGCCTGGTGGGGGATGCGATGTCGCATGCCATCTTGCCAGGGGCCGCCCTGGGCTATTTGCTGTTTGGCCTGTCCTTGCCGGCGATGACGATCGGCGGGCTGGCGGCCGGCCTGATCGTGGCCATGCTCTCGGGCGTGGTGACCCGCTACACCGCCTTGCGCGAGGACGCGAGCTTTGCCGGCCTCTACCTGATCTCGCTCGCGCTGGGCGTGCTGCTGATCTCGCTGCGCGGCTCCAATGTGGATCTGCTGCATGTGCTGTTTGGCTCGGTGCTGGCGCTGGATGACCCCACCTTGTACCTGACCGCCACCATCGCCAGCCTGTCGATGCTGGGCCTGGCGCTGGTGTACCGGCCCTTGTTGATGGAATGCCTGGACCCCGGCTTTTTGCGCCTGCAGGGGCCCATGGGCAGCATCAGCCATGCACTGTTCATGCTGCTGCTTGTGCTCAACCTGGTGGGGGGCTTCCATTCGCTGGGCACTTTGATGGCAGTCGCCCTGGTGGTGCTGCCCGCCGCCAGTGCGCGCTTTTGGCTGCGCGGCGTGGGCTTGCAGATGGCGCTGTCCACCGCTATCGCGATGGCCGGCAGCCTGCTGGGCCTGCTGCTGTCCTACCACGCGGGCATTGCGGCGTCGGCCGCCATCACCTTGAGCCTCGGCTGCCTGTACCTGCTGTCGCTCTGCCTGGGGCGGCTGGGCAGCGTGCGGGCGCAACGCCAGCGGCCGGCCAACGATTCTGTGTCTGAACCAATGGGAGTATCCGAATGA
- a CDS encoding metal ABC transporter ATP-binding protein, with the protein MQSVSGLAAAAVHGIDFELSNLCLGYGGKLALRGVSGQFAAGSMTAIVGPNGGGKSTLLKGLLGQLAPMQGSLRCRYPRAALGYLAQACEVERDFPISVEDFVSMGLWAQTGALGAVSDAQRAQISMALATVGLQGWQPRWIAELSGGQFQRMRFARLWVQNPPVILLDEPFTGVDEPSIDVLLQLLQQWHTRGRTVLAVLHDREMVEAFFPQALALAGTQLAWGASADVLPSLAARAGARRRA; encoded by the coding sequence ATGCAGTCCGTTTCCGGCCTGGCAGCGGCGGCCGTGCATGGCATCGATTTCGAACTCTCCAACCTGTGCCTGGGCTATGGCGGCAAACTGGCGTTGCGCGGGGTCAGTGGGCAGTTTGCGGCCGGCTCGATGACGGCCATCGTCGGCCCCAATGGAGGCGGCAAATCCACCTTGCTCAAGGGCCTGCTGGGGCAGCTTGCGCCGATGCAGGGGTCGCTGCGCTGCCGCTATCCGCGCGCTGCGCTGGGCTACCTGGCGCAGGCCTGCGAGGTAGAGCGCGACTTTCCCATCAGCGTGGAGGACTTTGTCAGCATGGGCCTGTGGGCGCAGACGGGTGCGCTGGGGGCCGTCAGCGATGCGCAACGCGCGCAGATCAGCATGGCATTGGCGACAGTGGGCCTGCAGGGCTGGCAGCCGCGCTGGATTGCCGAACTCTCGGGCGGGCAGTTCCAGCGCATGCGCTTTGCCCGGCTGTGGGTGCAGAACCCGCCGGTGATCCTGCTGGACGAGCCCTTCACTGGCGTCGACGAGCCCTCCATCGATGTGCTGCTGCAGCTGTTGCAGCAGTGGCATACGCGGGGCCGCACCGTGCTGGCCGTGCTGCATGACCGCGAGATGGTGGAGGCATTTTTTCCGCAGGCCTTGGCGCTGGCGGGCACGCAGCTGGCCTGGGGGGCAAGCGCCGATGTGCTGCCGAGCCTGGCTGCGCGCGCGGGTGCCAGGAGGCGCGCATGA
- the zigA gene encoding zinc metallochaperone GTPase ZigA, producing MTSTALSYPLATTRPAKLPVTVLSGFLGAGKTTLLNYILNNREGRRVAVIVNDMSEVNIDAALVRQGGAELSRTDEKLVEMSSGCICCTLREDLLLEVSRLASEGRFDQLVIESTGISEPLPVAETFTFAGEDGRSLGDVAQLDTMVTVVDAFNFLRDYSSRDQLRARGQSLGDEDQRTVVDLLVEQIEFCDVIVLNKADLVSDAEREQLMGILRGLNRRARIELAAFGQVPLHKVLQTGLFDFEQASQAPGWLQELRGSHQPETEAYGIGSFVYRARRPFHPERFFALINQEWPGVVRSKGFFWLASHPTLAGQWSQAGAVARHSAAGYWWAAVPQERWPQDAEALALIRKAWDERVGDARQELVLIGIDMNEPALRAQLDSCLLTDAEMAQGPAVWKGWRHSFVDWP from the coding sequence ATGACTTCCACCGCCCTCTCCTATCCACTGGCCACGACACGCCCCGCCAAGCTCCCCGTTACTGTGCTCTCCGGATTCCTGGGCGCCGGCAAAACCACCCTGCTGAACTACATCCTGAACAACCGCGAAGGCAGGCGCGTGGCGGTCATCGTCAATGACATGTCCGAGGTCAATATCGACGCAGCCCTGGTGCGCCAGGGCGGGGCCGAACTCTCACGCACCGATGAGAAGCTGGTGGAGATGAGCAGTGGCTGCATCTGCTGCACCCTGCGCGAGGATTTGCTGCTGGAAGTCAGCCGCCTGGCCAGCGAAGGCCGCTTTGACCAGCTGGTGATTGAGTCCACCGGCATCTCCGAACCCTTGCCCGTAGCAGAGACCTTTACCTTTGCCGGCGAGGACGGCCGCAGCCTGGGCGATGTGGCGCAGCTGGACACCATGGTCACCGTAGTCGATGCCTTCAACTTTCTGCGCGACTACAGCTCACGCGACCAGCTACGGGCACGCGGCCAATCGCTGGGCGATGAGGACCAGCGCACCGTGGTGGACCTGCTGGTTGAGCAGATCGAGTTCTGCGATGTGATCGTGCTCAACAAGGCCGACCTGGTGTCTGACGCCGAGCGCGAGCAGCTGATGGGCATCTTGCGTGGCCTGAACCGCCGTGCCCGCATCGAGCTGGCCGCGTTTGGCCAGGTGCCCCTGCACAAGGTGCTGCAAACGGGTCTGTTCGATTTTGAGCAGGCCTCCCAGGCCCCCGGCTGGCTGCAGGAGCTGCGCGGCAGCCACCAGCCCGAGACGGAGGCCTATGGCATTGGCAGCTTTGTCTACCGCGCACGCCGCCCCTTCCATCCCGAGCGCTTTTTTGCGCTGATCAACCAGGAATGGCCGGGGGTCGTGCGCTCCAAAGGCTTTTTCTGGCTGGCCAGCCACCCCACGTTGGCAGGCCAGTGGTCACAGGCCGGTGCCGTTGCCCGCCACAGCGCGGCCGGCTACTGGTGGGCCGCCGTGCCGCAAGAGCGCTGGCCACAGGACGCAGAGGCGCTAGCCCTGATCCGCAAAGCCTGGGACGAGCGCGTCGGCGATGCGCGCCAGGAGCTGGTGCTGATCGGTATCGATATGAATGAGCCCGCCTTGCGTGCACAGCTGGACAGTTGCCTGCTGACCGATGCGGAGATGGCGCAGGGGCCTGCGGTGTGGAAGGGGTGGCGGCATTCGTTTGTGGATTGGCCTTGA
- a CDS encoding GspH/FimT family pseudopilin → MLRLHTNQGFTLIELMVGLALTVFLLLMAMPSASVYILDSKIRTVAQAYYDGAQLARAEALRRNTNVVLGLTDSGLGWRLMVGDTPIASKPAESATAVTVETEQETVTFDSLGRTSEAIAVNFKSSNAACLEDSGSQRCLRVVISPGGQVRLCDPSITDEGDNRQC, encoded by the coding sequence ATGCTCAGGCTCCATACCAACCAGGGGTTTACCTTGATCGAGCTGATGGTGGGCTTGGCGCTCACCGTCTTTTTGCTGCTGATGGCCATGCCATCGGCCAGTGTCTATATCTTGGATTCCAAGATCCGCACGGTTGCCCAGGCCTACTATGACGGAGCCCAGCTCGCAAGGGCTGAAGCGCTGCGCCGCAACACCAATGTAGTGCTTGGGCTGACGGACAGCGGCCTGGGCTGGAGGCTGATGGTGGGTGACACACCGATCGCCAGCAAGCCAGCAGAGAGTGCAACGGCCGTGACGGTGGAAACCGAGCAAGAGACGGTCACCTTTGACAGCCTGGGCCGCACATCCGAGGCCATCGCCGTGAACTTCAAATCCAGCAACGCTGCCTGCCTGGAAGACAGTGGTAGCCAGCGCTGTCTGCGCGTGGTCATCTCGCCGGGCGGCCAGGTCCGGCTGTGCGATCCGTCCATCACCGATGAGGGAGACAACCGCCAATGCTGA